One window from the genome of Tachysurus vachellii isolate PV-2020 chromosome 5, HZAU_Pvac_v1, whole genome shotgun sequence encodes:
- the LOC132846402 gene encoding SRC kinase signaling inhibitor 1-like isoform X2, which translates to MMRGEHGEYQRQYHTLGNTARRFSNPDVEAMAKIHAADAERQRGKYPPQHAATLVSANCSRQQQPHYWSFKARTPRASGGGHQSLADQGGGRSLYASAENLETMGDADLALGFSRSNRLRQSLPLARSPSQNKFRPPGVLFLQFGDETRRVHLSHELSSMETLHALIVHVFPQQLNMSALRSPATAILIKDEARNVFYELDDPRRIHDRCVLKIYCRDAAFTTHHHAHHGHVTNGDLRRELAYTSRESSPTRRLNPSSSSPSASPSRPHSRLAYASVRPSSYAGPPPSPQPHPYQHQNTNHPAFCPSPSAILERRDVRPDEEAPASPSKSVVLLKNEAAYADPYALVHGVASAQSLAFRRGSLRALSPYSAAALHCELDAALYRPGGPLYGEPYGPMGFRTLPPASPQKLEPYRGHSGRGSPGRQGFRKDGTVYVEGHKARVGGPLLDQMCVMGGAGGEGVALAGYETDTRQRMEAMEKQIASLTGLVQSVLTRAPDSPDKAETASDCSAPETTTPSAPLALMPPPPTGMSQPITMSRSQMQLHLSDLQRSTLELRKQLSQLRKIQMQNQDSVHTLLRQAEADLGLCLIEASRMQEDPLQRQRLLVEEERLRYLNEEELIIQKLHDLERSVEEMKTGAGLNHRLVTEQEVEQKTQELEKLGETLTKLKNQFPTLQSKMRVVLRVEVEAVKFLKEEPLRLDALLKRCRNMTDTLTLLRRQVSEGLWKTPEDFSSCSDIDFTKSCDLDILTSPSLTSLPDFTGNLTSSSGLSGSLTTNSANIGSGSSLSSALGTSLGSSMSGATGLAGTTTLGNWLASTGVVDSSIPEQDGTSAGTLKSRGIEDLPTRRETDKGVSVEVRLAAERDWEEKRASLTQFSAQDINRLLEETQAELMKAIPDLDFAAKQITKPAVPPKPQLSSLPKPASPSSTPSCTPEHQPGKPPPKPAGKDGIQRRESGELTVPRYRTEKPSKSPPPPPPRRSFPSGHRLTTNSSGEVIIVNKGVNKPEKNENCEESDSLVQSQTQPVKLRRPSASDGPRPSSTPPVISASGMKEDEDEEEKIMAELENAGTPQGSVKTSSSSRLKQLQQSSLERKNRKQREQQGQQQA; encoded by the exons ATGATGCGAGGGGAGCATGGAGAATACCAACGTCAGTACCACACACTGGGCAACACGGCCCGCCGCTTCTCCAATCCAGACGTTGAGGCGATGGCCAAGATACATGCCGCGGATGCTGAGAGACAGCGGGGCAAATATCCACCACAGCATGCTGCGACCCTCGTCAGTGCCAACTGTTCACGCCAGCAG cAACCACATTACTGGAGCTTTAAG GCGAGGACTCCGCGTGCCAGCGGTGGAGGTCATCAGTCTCTTGCTGATCAGGGAGGAGGCCGGTCGTTGTACGCCTCGGCAGAGAATCTAGAGACCATGGGCGACGCTGATCTTGCTCTTGGCTTCAGCCGCTCCAACCGCCTCCGACAGAGCCTGCCGCTTGCCCGTTCTCCCAGCCAAAACAAGTTCCGCCCACCAG GCGTTTTGTTCCTGCAGTTTGGCGATGAGACACGGCGTGTTCACCTCAGCCACGAGCTGAGCAGCATGGAGACACTGCATGCACTGATTGTGCACGTCTTCCCTCAGCAGCTGAACATGAGTGCACTCCGCTCGCCTGCTACTGCCATCCTCATCAAGGACGAGGCACGCAACGTCTTCTACGAGCTGGATGACCCTCGCCGGATCCACGACCGCTGTGTCCTCAAGATCTACTGCCGAGATGCCGCGTTCACCACTCACCACCACGCGCATCATGGCCACGTCACTAACGGAGACCTGAGG AGGGAGCTAGCATACACATCGCGTGAATCTTCTCCCACTCGCCGCTTGAACCCTTCATCGTCCTCTCCGTCGGCCTCCCCGTCCCGCCCACACTCCCGCCTTGCTTATGCATCTGTCCGGCCTTCGTCGTACGCTGGTCCACCCCCTTCCCCTCAGCCCCACCCTTACCAGCACCAGAACACCAACCATCCTGCCTTCTGCCCCTCCCCAAGTGCCATCCTGGAGCGACGTGACGTCAGACCGGACGAGGAGGCACCAGCATCACCATCAAAGAGCGTGGTGCTCCTAAAGAACGAGGCGGCGTATGCCGATCCGTATGCACTCGTCCATGGTGTGGCTTCAGCCCAGTCACTTGCTTTCCGACGTGGCTCGCTGCGGGCCCTGAGTCCATATTCAGCTGCTGCTCTGCATTGTGAACTAGATGCTGCCCTCTACAGGCCTGGAGGGCCGCTTTATGGCGAGCCTTATGGCCCGATGGGCTTCCGAACTTTACCACCTGCATCACCACAGAAGCTGGAGCCGTACAGGGGTCACTCGGGTCGGGGATCACCGGGAAGGCAAGGCTTTCGAAAAGATGGGACGGTGTACGTTGAGGGTCATAAAGCGCGCGTCGGGGGCCCACTGCTAGACcagatgtgtgtgatgggtgGAGCAGGTGGTGAGGGAGTGGCACTGGCAGGATATGAAACTGACACGAGGCAA CGAATGGAGGCCATGGAGAAACAGATAGCCAGTTTGACAGGTCTGGTCCAGAGTGTCCTTACCCGTGCCCCCGACAGTCC cgACAAGGCAGAAACAGCAAGCGACTGCTCAGCACCTGAGA CCACGACTCCCTCGGCTCCTCTGGCCCTGATGCCACCTCCGCCCACTGGCATGTCTCAGCCGATTACAATGTCTCGTTCCCAAATGCAGCTGCATCTTAGCGACTTGCAACGGAGTACTCTGGAACTACGCAAGCAGCTTTCACAGTTACGCAAAATACAG ATGCAGAATCAGGACTCGGTGCACACTTTGCTGAGGCAAGCAGAGGCCGATTTGGGTCTCTGCCTGATCGAAGCATCTCGGATGCAAGAAGATCCTCTACAACGCCAGCGCCTCCTAGTGGAGGAAGAGAGGCTGCGCTATCTCAATGAAGAGGAACTGATTATACAGAAGCTACA TGACCTGGAACGTTCAGTAGAGGAAATGAAGACAGGGGCGGGGTTAAACCATCGCTTGGTAACAGAACAGGAAGTGGAACAGAAAACTCAAGAGCTCGAGAAGCTCGGAGAGACACTGACCAAACTTAAGA ATCAATTCCCAACGCTGCAAAGTAAAATGCGCGTGGTGCTGCGAGTCGAGGTCGAGGCAGTGAAGTTTCTGAAGGAGGAACCGCTGAGGCTTGATGCTTTACTGAAACGCTGCAGAAACatgacagacacactcacattgCTCAGGAG GCAGGTATCCGAAGGCTTATGGAAGACTCCAGAAGACTTCAGCAGCTGCAGCGATATAGATTTTACAAAGAGCTGTGATCTGGACATTTTAACCAGCCCTTCTCTGACCAGTCTTCCTGACTTCACAGGCAATTTAACAAGCTCTAGTGGTCTGTCAGGCTCCTTGACAACAAACTCTGCTAACATAG GCTCTGGTTCCAGTCTGTCTAGTGCTCTTGGCACCAGTCTGGGCTCGAGTATGAGTGGTGCTACAGGTTTAGCAGGCACTACCACACTTGGGAACTGGCTGGCAAGCACAGGAGTTGTGGACAGCAGCATACCCGAGCAGGATGGCACCTCAGCAGGAACACTAAAGAGCCGTGGCATTGAGGATCTGCCTACACGGAGAGAAACGGACAAAGGGGTGTCCGTGGAAGTCCGTCTG GCAGCAGAGCGTGATTGGGAAGAAAAGCGGGCAAGTTTAACCCAGTTTAGTGCCCAGGACATAAATCGTCTCCTGGAGGAGACACAAGCAGAGCTGATGAAGGCCATTCCAGATCTGGATTTTGCTGCCAAGCAGATCACCAAACCTGCTGTTCCCCCAAAACCACAGCTCTCTTCTTTACCCAAGCCTGCCTCACCATCCTCCACACCCAGctgtacacctgaacaccaaCCGGGAAAGCCGCCACCTAAACCAGCTGGCAAGGATGGCATTCAAAGAAGAGAATCag GGGAGTTGACCGTTCCAAGGTATAGAACAGAGAAGCCGTCCAAGTCTCCACCACCTCCGCCACCACGCCGCAGCTTCCCATCGGGGCACAGGCTCACGACCAACAGCAGCGGAGAGGTCATCATTGTTAACAAGGGTGTTAAT AAACCGGAAAAGAACGAAAACTGTGAGGAGTCAGATTCACTAGTCCAGTCTCAAACACAACCTGTTAAACTCAGACGACCTTCAGCATCTGACGGGCCTCGGCCCTCCTCCACGCCGCCAGTTATTTCTGCTTCTGGGATgaaagaggatgaggatgaggaggagaagaTCATGGCAGAGCTTGAG
- the LOC132846402 gene encoding SRC kinase signaling inhibitor 1-like isoform X1, with product MMRGEHGEYQRQYHTLGNTARRFSNPDVEAMAKIHAADAERQRGKYPPQHAATLVSANCSRQQQPHYWSFKARTPRASGGGHQSLADQGGGRSLYASAENLETMGDADLALGFSRSNRLRQSLPLARSPSQNKFRPPGVLFLQFGDETRRVHLSHELSSMETLHALIVHVFPQQLNMSALRSPATAILIKDEARNVFYELDDPRRIHDRCVLKIYCRDAAFTTHHHAHHGHVTNGDLRRELAYTSRESSPTRRLNPSSSSPSASPSRPHSRLAYASVRPSSYAGPPPSPQPHPYQHQNTNHPAFCPSPSAILERRDVRPDEEAPASPSKSVVLLKNEAAYADPYALVHGVASAQSLAFRRGSLRALSPYSAAALHCELDAALYRPGGPLYGEPYGPMGFRTLPPASPQKLEPYRGHSGRGSPGRQGFRKDGTVYVEGHKARVGGPLLDQMCVMGGAGGEGVALAGYETDTRQRMEAMEKQIASLTGLVQSVLTRAPDSPDKAETASDCSAPETTTPSAPLALMPPPPTGMSQPITMSRSQMQLHLSDLQRSTLELRKQLSQLRKIQMQNQDSVHTLLRQAEADLGLCLIEASRMQEDPLQRQRLLVEEERLRYLNEEELIIQKLHDLERSVEEMKTGAGLNHRLVTEQEVEQKTQELEKLGETLTKLKNQFPTLQSKMRVVLRVEVEAVKFLKEEPLRLDALLKRCRNMTDTLTLLRRQVSEGLWKTPEDFSSCSDIDFTKSCDLDILTSPSLTSLPDFTGNLTSSSGLSGSLTTNSANIGSGSSLSSALGTSLGSSMSGATGLAGTTTLGNWLASTGVVDSSIPEQDGTSAGTLKSRGIEDLPTRRETDKGVSVEVRLAAERDWEEKRASLTQFSAQDINRLLEETQAELMKAIPDLDFAAKQITKPAVPPKPQLSSLPKPASPSSTPSCTPEHQPGKPPPKPAGKDGIQRRESGELTVPRYRTEKPSKSPPPPPPRRSFPSGHRLTTNSSGEVIIVNKGVNKPEKNENCEESDSLVQSQTQPVKLRRPSASDGPRPSSTPPVISASGMKEDEDEEEKIMAELENAGTPQGSVKTSSSSRLKQLQQSSLERKNRKQREQQGQQQVFHF from the exons ATGATGCGAGGGGAGCATGGAGAATACCAACGTCAGTACCACACACTGGGCAACACGGCCCGCCGCTTCTCCAATCCAGACGTTGAGGCGATGGCCAAGATACATGCCGCGGATGCTGAGAGACAGCGGGGCAAATATCCACCACAGCATGCTGCGACCCTCGTCAGTGCCAACTGTTCACGCCAGCAG cAACCACATTACTGGAGCTTTAAG GCGAGGACTCCGCGTGCCAGCGGTGGAGGTCATCAGTCTCTTGCTGATCAGGGAGGAGGCCGGTCGTTGTACGCCTCGGCAGAGAATCTAGAGACCATGGGCGACGCTGATCTTGCTCTTGGCTTCAGCCGCTCCAACCGCCTCCGACAGAGCCTGCCGCTTGCCCGTTCTCCCAGCCAAAACAAGTTCCGCCCACCAG GCGTTTTGTTCCTGCAGTTTGGCGATGAGACACGGCGTGTTCACCTCAGCCACGAGCTGAGCAGCATGGAGACACTGCATGCACTGATTGTGCACGTCTTCCCTCAGCAGCTGAACATGAGTGCACTCCGCTCGCCTGCTACTGCCATCCTCATCAAGGACGAGGCACGCAACGTCTTCTACGAGCTGGATGACCCTCGCCGGATCCACGACCGCTGTGTCCTCAAGATCTACTGCCGAGATGCCGCGTTCACCACTCACCACCACGCGCATCATGGCCACGTCACTAACGGAGACCTGAGG AGGGAGCTAGCATACACATCGCGTGAATCTTCTCCCACTCGCCGCTTGAACCCTTCATCGTCCTCTCCGTCGGCCTCCCCGTCCCGCCCACACTCCCGCCTTGCTTATGCATCTGTCCGGCCTTCGTCGTACGCTGGTCCACCCCCTTCCCCTCAGCCCCACCCTTACCAGCACCAGAACACCAACCATCCTGCCTTCTGCCCCTCCCCAAGTGCCATCCTGGAGCGACGTGACGTCAGACCGGACGAGGAGGCACCAGCATCACCATCAAAGAGCGTGGTGCTCCTAAAGAACGAGGCGGCGTATGCCGATCCGTATGCACTCGTCCATGGTGTGGCTTCAGCCCAGTCACTTGCTTTCCGACGTGGCTCGCTGCGGGCCCTGAGTCCATATTCAGCTGCTGCTCTGCATTGTGAACTAGATGCTGCCCTCTACAGGCCTGGAGGGCCGCTTTATGGCGAGCCTTATGGCCCGATGGGCTTCCGAACTTTACCACCTGCATCACCACAGAAGCTGGAGCCGTACAGGGGTCACTCGGGTCGGGGATCACCGGGAAGGCAAGGCTTTCGAAAAGATGGGACGGTGTACGTTGAGGGTCATAAAGCGCGCGTCGGGGGCCCACTGCTAGACcagatgtgtgtgatgggtgGAGCAGGTGGTGAGGGAGTGGCACTGGCAGGATATGAAACTGACACGAGGCAA CGAATGGAGGCCATGGAGAAACAGATAGCCAGTTTGACAGGTCTGGTCCAGAGTGTCCTTACCCGTGCCCCCGACAGTCC cgACAAGGCAGAAACAGCAAGCGACTGCTCAGCACCTGAGA CCACGACTCCCTCGGCTCCTCTGGCCCTGATGCCACCTCCGCCCACTGGCATGTCTCAGCCGATTACAATGTCTCGTTCCCAAATGCAGCTGCATCTTAGCGACTTGCAACGGAGTACTCTGGAACTACGCAAGCAGCTTTCACAGTTACGCAAAATACAG ATGCAGAATCAGGACTCGGTGCACACTTTGCTGAGGCAAGCAGAGGCCGATTTGGGTCTCTGCCTGATCGAAGCATCTCGGATGCAAGAAGATCCTCTACAACGCCAGCGCCTCCTAGTGGAGGAAGAGAGGCTGCGCTATCTCAATGAAGAGGAACTGATTATACAGAAGCTACA TGACCTGGAACGTTCAGTAGAGGAAATGAAGACAGGGGCGGGGTTAAACCATCGCTTGGTAACAGAACAGGAAGTGGAACAGAAAACTCAAGAGCTCGAGAAGCTCGGAGAGACACTGACCAAACTTAAGA ATCAATTCCCAACGCTGCAAAGTAAAATGCGCGTGGTGCTGCGAGTCGAGGTCGAGGCAGTGAAGTTTCTGAAGGAGGAACCGCTGAGGCTTGATGCTTTACTGAAACGCTGCAGAAACatgacagacacactcacattgCTCAGGAG GCAGGTATCCGAAGGCTTATGGAAGACTCCAGAAGACTTCAGCAGCTGCAGCGATATAGATTTTACAAAGAGCTGTGATCTGGACATTTTAACCAGCCCTTCTCTGACCAGTCTTCCTGACTTCACAGGCAATTTAACAAGCTCTAGTGGTCTGTCAGGCTCCTTGACAACAAACTCTGCTAACATAG GCTCTGGTTCCAGTCTGTCTAGTGCTCTTGGCACCAGTCTGGGCTCGAGTATGAGTGGTGCTACAGGTTTAGCAGGCACTACCACACTTGGGAACTGGCTGGCAAGCACAGGAGTTGTGGACAGCAGCATACCCGAGCAGGATGGCACCTCAGCAGGAACACTAAAGAGCCGTGGCATTGAGGATCTGCCTACACGGAGAGAAACGGACAAAGGGGTGTCCGTGGAAGTCCGTCTG GCAGCAGAGCGTGATTGGGAAGAAAAGCGGGCAAGTTTAACCCAGTTTAGTGCCCAGGACATAAATCGTCTCCTGGAGGAGACACAAGCAGAGCTGATGAAGGCCATTCCAGATCTGGATTTTGCTGCCAAGCAGATCACCAAACCTGCTGTTCCCCCAAAACCACAGCTCTCTTCTTTACCCAAGCCTGCCTCACCATCCTCCACACCCAGctgtacacctgaacaccaaCCGGGAAAGCCGCCACCTAAACCAGCTGGCAAGGATGGCATTCAAAGAAGAGAATCag GGGAGTTGACCGTTCCAAGGTATAGAACAGAGAAGCCGTCCAAGTCTCCACCACCTCCGCCACCACGCCGCAGCTTCCCATCGGGGCACAGGCTCACGACCAACAGCAGCGGAGAGGTCATCATTGTTAACAAGGGTGTTAAT AAACCGGAAAAGAACGAAAACTGTGAGGAGTCAGATTCACTAGTCCAGTCTCAAACACAACCTGTTAAACTCAGACGACCTTCAGCATCTGACGGGCCTCGGCCCTCCTCCACGCCGCCAGTTATTTCTGCTTCTGGGATgaaagaggatgaggatgaggaggagaagaTCATGGCAGAGCTTGAG
- the LOC132846402 gene encoding SRC kinase signaling inhibitor 1-like isoform X3: protein MGDADLALGFSRSNRLRQSLPLARSPSQNKFRPPGVLFLQFGDETRRVHLSHELSSMETLHALIVHVFPQQLNMSALRSPATAILIKDEARNVFYELDDPRRIHDRCVLKIYCRDAAFTTHHHAHHGHVTNGDLRRELAYTSRESSPTRRLNPSSSSPSASPSRPHSRLAYASVRPSSYAGPPPSPQPHPYQHQNTNHPAFCPSPSAILERRDVRPDEEAPASPSKSVVLLKNEAAYADPYALVHGVASAQSLAFRRGSLRALSPYSAAALHCELDAALYRPGGPLYGEPYGPMGFRTLPPASPQKLEPYRGHSGRGSPGRQGFRKDGTVYVEGHKARVGGPLLDQMCVMGGAGGEGVALAGYETDTRQRMEAMEKQIASLTGLVQSVLTRAPDSPDKAETASDCSAPETTTPSAPLALMPPPPTGMSQPITMSRSQMQLHLSDLQRSTLELRKQLSQLRKIQMQNQDSVHTLLRQAEADLGLCLIEASRMQEDPLQRQRLLVEEERLRYLNEEELIIQKLHDLERSVEEMKTGAGLNHRLVTEQEVEQKTQELEKLGETLTKLKNQFPTLQSKMRVVLRVEVEAVKFLKEEPLRLDALLKRCRNMTDTLTLLRRQVSEGLWKTPEDFSSCSDIDFTKSCDLDILTSPSLTSLPDFTGNLTSSSGLSGSLTTNSANIGSGSSLSSALGTSLGSSMSGATGLAGTTTLGNWLASTGVVDSSIPEQDGTSAGTLKSRGIEDLPTRRETDKGVSVEVRLAAERDWEEKRASLTQFSAQDINRLLEETQAELMKAIPDLDFAAKQITKPAVPPKPQLSSLPKPASPSSTPSCTPEHQPGKPPPKPAGKDGIQRRESGELTVPRYRTEKPSKSPPPPPPRRSFPSGHRLTTNSSGEVIIVNKGVNKPEKNENCEESDSLVQSQTQPVKLRRPSASDGPRPSSTPPVISASGMKEDEDEEEKIMAELENAGTPQGSVKTSSSSRLKQLQQSSLERKNRKQREQQGQQQVFHF from the exons ATGGGCGACGCTGATCTTGCTCTTGGCTTCAGCCGCTCCAACCGCCTCCGACAGAGCCTGCCGCTTGCCCGTTCTCCCAGCCAAAACAAGTTCCGCCCACCAG GCGTTTTGTTCCTGCAGTTTGGCGATGAGACACGGCGTGTTCACCTCAGCCACGAGCTGAGCAGCATGGAGACACTGCATGCACTGATTGTGCACGTCTTCCCTCAGCAGCTGAACATGAGTGCACTCCGCTCGCCTGCTACTGCCATCCTCATCAAGGACGAGGCACGCAACGTCTTCTACGAGCTGGATGACCCTCGCCGGATCCACGACCGCTGTGTCCTCAAGATCTACTGCCGAGATGCCGCGTTCACCACTCACCACCACGCGCATCATGGCCACGTCACTAACGGAGACCTGAGG AGGGAGCTAGCATACACATCGCGTGAATCTTCTCCCACTCGCCGCTTGAACCCTTCATCGTCCTCTCCGTCGGCCTCCCCGTCCCGCCCACACTCCCGCCTTGCTTATGCATCTGTCCGGCCTTCGTCGTACGCTGGTCCACCCCCTTCCCCTCAGCCCCACCCTTACCAGCACCAGAACACCAACCATCCTGCCTTCTGCCCCTCCCCAAGTGCCATCCTGGAGCGACGTGACGTCAGACCGGACGAGGAGGCACCAGCATCACCATCAAAGAGCGTGGTGCTCCTAAAGAACGAGGCGGCGTATGCCGATCCGTATGCACTCGTCCATGGTGTGGCTTCAGCCCAGTCACTTGCTTTCCGACGTGGCTCGCTGCGGGCCCTGAGTCCATATTCAGCTGCTGCTCTGCATTGTGAACTAGATGCTGCCCTCTACAGGCCTGGAGGGCCGCTTTATGGCGAGCCTTATGGCCCGATGGGCTTCCGAACTTTACCACCTGCATCACCACAGAAGCTGGAGCCGTACAGGGGTCACTCGGGTCGGGGATCACCGGGAAGGCAAGGCTTTCGAAAAGATGGGACGGTGTACGTTGAGGGTCATAAAGCGCGCGTCGGGGGCCCACTGCTAGACcagatgtgtgtgatgggtgGAGCAGGTGGTGAGGGAGTGGCACTGGCAGGATATGAAACTGACACGAGGCAA CGAATGGAGGCCATGGAGAAACAGATAGCCAGTTTGACAGGTCTGGTCCAGAGTGTCCTTACCCGTGCCCCCGACAGTCC cgACAAGGCAGAAACAGCAAGCGACTGCTCAGCACCTGAGA CCACGACTCCCTCGGCTCCTCTGGCCCTGATGCCACCTCCGCCCACTGGCATGTCTCAGCCGATTACAATGTCTCGTTCCCAAATGCAGCTGCATCTTAGCGACTTGCAACGGAGTACTCTGGAACTACGCAAGCAGCTTTCACAGTTACGCAAAATACAG ATGCAGAATCAGGACTCGGTGCACACTTTGCTGAGGCAAGCAGAGGCCGATTTGGGTCTCTGCCTGATCGAAGCATCTCGGATGCAAGAAGATCCTCTACAACGCCAGCGCCTCCTAGTGGAGGAAGAGAGGCTGCGCTATCTCAATGAAGAGGAACTGATTATACAGAAGCTACA TGACCTGGAACGTTCAGTAGAGGAAATGAAGACAGGGGCGGGGTTAAACCATCGCTTGGTAACAGAACAGGAAGTGGAACAGAAAACTCAAGAGCTCGAGAAGCTCGGAGAGACACTGACCAAACTTAAGA ATCAATTCCCAACGCTGCAAAGTAAAATGCGCGTGGTGCTGCGAGTCGAGGTCGAGGCAGTGAAGTTTCTGAAGGAGGAACCGCTGAGGCTTGATGCTTTACTGAAACGCTGCAGAAACatgacagacacactcacattgCTCAGGAG GCAGGTATCCGAAGGCTTATGGAAGACTCCAGAAGACTTCAGCAGCTGCAGCGATATAGATTTTACAAAGAGCTGTGATCTGGACATTTTAACCAGCCCTTCTCTGACCAGTCTTCCTGACTTCACAGGCAATTTAACAAGCTCTAGTGGTCTGTCAGGCTCCTTGACAACAAACTCTGCTAACATAG GCTCTGGTTCCAGTCTGTCTAGTGCTCTTGGCACCAGTCTGGGCTCGAGTATGAGTGGTGCTACAGGTTTAGCAGGCACTACCACACTTGGGAACTGGCTGGCAAGCACAGGAGTTGTGGACAGCAGCATACCCGAGCAGGATGGCACCTCAGCAGGAACACTAAAGAGCCGTGGCATTGAGGATCTGCCTACACGGAGAGAAACGGACAAAGGGGTGTCCGTGGAAGTCCGTCTG GCAGCAGAGCGTGATTGGGAAGAAAAGCGGGCAAGTTTAACCCAGTTTAGTGCCCAGGACATAAATCGTCTCCTGGAGGAGACACAAGCAGAGCTGATGAAGGCCATTCCAGATCTGGATTTTGCTGCCAAGCAGATCACCAAACCTGCTGTTCCCCCAAAACCACAGCTCTCTTCTTTACCCAAGCCTGCCTCACCATCCTCCACACCCAGctgtacacctgaacaccaaCCGGGAAAGCCGCCACCTAAACCAGCTGGCAAGGATGGCATTCAAAGAAGAGAATCag GGGAGTTGACCGTTCCAAGGTATAGAACAGAGAAGCCGTCCAAGTCTCCACCACCTCCGCCACCACGCCGCAGCTTCCCATCGGGGCACAGGCTCACGACCAACAGCAGCGGAGAGGTCATCATTGTTAACAAGGGTGTTAAT AAACCGGAAAAGAACGAAAACTGTGAGGAGTCAGATTCACTAGTCCAGTCTCAAACACAACCTGTTAAACTCAGACGACCTTCAGCATCTGACGGGCCTCGGCCCTCCTCCACGCCGCCAGTTATTTCTGCTTCTGGGATgaaagaggatgaggatgaggaggagaagaTCATGGCAGAGCTTGAG